ACAGCCAACACTTTATGCGAAGGTGGTGGGACGCTTCGCGCTGAAGATCTTCTGGTTGTTGAGCTTGGAGACGCGGTGGGGTAGGGGGAAGCTGAGGCCCTTGGTGATGAGCTGCTTGATGTAAGGGCGCTTGACATCGTCGCCCTTCTCGAGCTCGACGACCTTGAGGATCTGTTGGAGACTTTGTTAGTGGGGGTTTCGGCTTTCCGGGCGAGATATTCGACGTGAGGGCACATACGTGGATGGACCTGAAGCGGGCACGGTGGCGGGCGGCCATGTCGGAGTAGAGAGCCTCGACGGCGTCGGTGCGGGACATCTCGCGGTACTCCTTGTACATGTTGTGGGTGCCGGAGCGGGAGTCGTAGCGGAGCCAGACACCGAAGTTCTTGACCTTGAGGGGGTGCTTCTCCTGGATCTGTAGCGTGCAGAGTCAGTCTCTGCTTCTAGTGCTTTGGGAGAATCGAGTTTTTGGTGACGTACCTCCTTGACGCTGACGATCTCACCGGTGGCCTTCTTGACCTTCTTCAGGCCACGCAAGAAGTACCAGTAACGGGACTTCGCAACCGTGACATTGGGAGCGAAGATGGTCATGCGGTACAACGCGGGAGTCGGGTTGGACTCGGTGGGCAAGTGGCGCCCAATGACCTCGTATTCCGAAAGACGACCTATAGCAAAATAATCAGTTATGCGTCGTCCTGTGGCCACACAATCTCTGGATTCAAGGATGCGAATAGCTGTGTCATTTCGTGCTGCTGCGAATTTTCCGGTCGGTCGGTTTCGGACGGGAGGGCAGAATCGCGTTCCGTCGTGAGGTCATGCCAGGTCTTGCGCTCATTCCCCTCTTTCTTGTTCCTCCCAAGCCAAGCCCCGACCCATTCGTAGTTTGGTAGTGTGCTGTAGTCTCGCTTGATATGCGAGCTGATGGCAGTCGGTGTTGGTGAATCCATGAAGCAGGCGTGCTATTGCTGTCGTGCCATACTGCGACATCTTCGTGGTGTCTCAAGTAACCTTGAAAAAGTTTGTTCGTCGCGGTCGGGGTTCGAAAAATTCGCAGCAAGCATTCGCATCCAAGATCCAGATCCAAGCGAGGAGAGAGGAATTGTGCTTACCCATCTTGAATAATTTGTTAGAAACTGAAGATCCCCCGCGAACTTGAGTAATTGGTGACTTACTTTGAAGAGCTGGCCGATGGTCGTCGATTATCCGATATCGTGGTGGTTGCTGCTGGGTCTGAAGCCGAATGGGAAAACAAAAAAGTTGGGTAAATGCAAAAAAGGGCGAGAACCCTATGTGTCAGCGCCACACTTTCCTAAGCGACCGGACCCCACCCTATTGCGGCTGGTGGGTGTCCACCTCAAATCGCCCAGGTTTTCGAGAAGGTCTGTCAATGCATTCCTGCCTTGAATATCAGGCGCAAAACAGTCGGTGTCCACCAGAAAGGTCAGAGGGAGGAGCTGCCTTTGGCGAATCCCAAAGTCACTGGGTTTCAACCAATCACAGCGCAGATCGCCCGCGGTTGAGCAACAGCGTCACAAAGGCAACTACATTTGCTGGCTGATGTTAGACGGGGATCGCTTTCATCATAAGTCTGGCAGGCAGATTGCCTGTTGAATCCATTTTAGCAGGCTTTACCTGGCTGAATTTGCGTCAAGTTCCAGCAAGAGTCTTCAGAGCCTTCGCTCTTCAGCCCTTCGGCTCTTCCACCACTTAACTCACTCACCCACCCTTCAACATCGACCAGGGCTCAAATAGACAGAATGGAGCCTCTGTTTGAAGAGTTCCGCAATGCCTACAAGACTCGGTCTGGGTACTCTCTTGCGCAGACACTTCAGCCATTCAGTCCAGTCAACAAGCCGGACAAGCTACGGTCCATCTATCTGAGCACCAACGTCCAAGAAGCCAAGAGTGACATCAAGTACATGCTCCTCGGTCGGGGCTCGGGATCTAAGAAATTCAAGCTCGACCATGAGGAGACTACGGGCTGGGTAGAAGTCTACACAGCGTACTGGAAAGCCATTGGCGAGATCCTCAAAGTAGAGGGCGACTCCGCTGCTGGAGGTAGGGTGAGCTCTCGCGCAATACGCTTCCCATCCCCATTCTTCAGTTTCACCACTAACACCAGCAACAGTCTTCATCATGGACCAAGGTGTATGAGTCTTGGAAGGAATTCACCACCGCTCTCATCCGAGGCTACACTAATTATGGCTTCGAGGCGTGGACAATTCCGTGCCTCTACCTTGCTGGCAAGCATTTGCGACTCTTCGCCATCAGCTCAGACGAAGAGCGGAGCACCACCGAGGCCACTGCTGACGCAATGGAGCTTGCTGACGACTACGATCCGGACTTGGAGAAGCAAAAGCAGCTGCGCGACTGCGAGCAGCAGCTCAAGCGTATCTTCACTCTGTGTCTGAGCGATAGGTATGTCGACAAACCCGAATGCTCTTGGCTAGTCCTAATTGTGTACAGAGCACCTCTCGAAGAATCAAGAAAGTGGGCTATTTACTACATCATCAACTTGCTCTTCAAGACCTACTTCAAACTCAACTCGGCAAGTCTGAGTCGGACAATCCTGAAGGCGTTGTCCACGAACCGTGGAGACATGCCGCCCCTGGAAGCATTCCCCAAGTCACAGCGGGTGACATTCAAGTATTACGAGGGCgtgctcttcttcttggagGAGAACTATGTTGAGGTACGATTACTGAGAGAAGTCCAGTTCTCAATTTCGGATCTAACGAAATCCAGGCCGAAAAGCACCTCACAGAGGCATGGTCCCTGTGTCACAAGGGTGCGAAGAGCAACCAAGAGTAAGTACTCTCGACACATCCCAAATCATCATCCCCAATCACTAACAACCATCACAGGAGAATTCTCACCTATCTAATACCATGCCATCTCCTCACCACACATACCCTGCCCAGTAGCAAACTCCTTGAGCCCTACCCGCGGCTGCAAAAACTCTTTCTCCCACTGTCGCAGTGCATCCGCAAAGGCGACTTGCGCAACTTTGACCTAGCTCTACAAGAAGGCGAAGAGGAGTTCGTCCGCCGCAGAATCTACCTTACGTTGGAGCGCGGTCGCGACATTGCCCTGCGCAACCTATTGCGCAAAGTCTTTGTCGCCGGTGGCTTCGAAGAGGCGAAGGAAACCGGCACCGCTCCCGTTCGTAGGACCAGAGTTCCAGTCGCCGAGTTCACAGCTGCTATCAGCCTTGGTAGCCAGGAGACTGTTGACCCAGACGAGGTTGAGTGCCTGCTGGCAAACATGATTTACAAGGTACGTGGCAGCTTTTCTTTTGTCGTGCGTCTGGGGTTGCCTAGTAGGCAACATCATCACGGGACCAACCTTGCGTGCTCAAGGGAATCCGGTGTCGTGGCGACTGCCACAAAAGCTCGCTACTCTGGCAGAATTCCATAGTAACCCCTCACTCACAAGTACATGACTAATCATTCAATCGTCTGCAGAACCTCATGAAGGGCTACATCGCCCGCGAGCGCGGCATCGTCGTCCTCTCCAAGAACGGGGCGTTCCCCGGAACAGGGGTTTAGACGGGGATGGTGGGGTGGGGACTCCGACCGCATGAGACTTTCGACCGGCCCAAAGATGACTTGAGATAATACAGCCTTGGTACCACACCATCGTGCGCACAAAAGCAGCGAGAAGATATCTGACCCAATAGGCATCGGCGGCACGGCGTCGCTGAACTTAACGGCCTCGTATAAGGTGCGAGGAAACCTAGCAGCATGCATTGGTGCGAGGAAGATGGATGCATGAGTATCTTAGTGATACCGGGCAATTAAAAAAGCAAAGTCTATCTCGACGCCATCTGTTGGGATCAATCAGTAGACGCGAATCGATACATTGACACTCAGCAGATTGCTTCTATTGTTCCAATGCTCAGTTACATAATCATAGTAAAAGATCGAAAACCAcaaaagagttcaccccccCGGTGCTGGACTgggggctacatctcttggtGCTCATGCTGGGGAATTTTATGGTGCTCATTCCGGGATTCGAACTCGGGTAACTCGTATGCGCTgagcctgtcgtcgagtaggctgGTTGGCGTATATGATTGATGTCGACCATTAACCAATTCCACCACCCACGCCAcagtttgacctgacccCCCGACCTAGGGGGGCGCCTGCTGTGCTGGTGACGAGAATGGAGTTGAGGGGGTCTATATGGGCTTCTTTCCTGTGTGTATTTCACTCGTGACCCGGATGGATGGGAATGGGAAGTTATCAGGTGAAGGTTTAGGACTGGGAGGATAGGCAGGTGCGATGGGGATGGGCTTGGGGCTTCCCACCTCAGGCAAGCACGCTTGGCCTAGTGGCCGTCTGGAGACGATACCTACCTAATTAAGGTACTATGAGACTGGTCTTCAATGAATGAAATAAAGGAAATTCCATCCTTCGCACTTTGGAAACAACATCCACTGTTTGATGCATATGGAAAGGTTTTCCGATTTCACCGGCCATCTATCTGTCTCATACCTCCCTTATGTACGTGTGACACCACGTTGAGCTTGTAATTCACCGAAAGTCTATCACGCATGGGCGCATAGAAGTATTTACAAAATTGCAATCACACCAGTTACTTGCGGCCACGGACCAACAGTCAAACAACATCACTCAGTATGTAGAAAACAACTACCAGATGGAGCATCTGCCGTACCACATTTCAGAATGCAGCTCCACGCACACCTCTGGCTCACATCCATCTCCACCTCCAGTCCTCCCTTTGGAGAAAAGTACCCTCATATGGCGACCCAAGCACGACACGGGCAGGAAAGACGGAACAATGACTAACGTCTCACAAGCACACCCACCAGTACGACCAGCCTACCAAAGTAAGCGAAGAGGGGGTCCCTGGTGGTTGACTTTAGTTTAAGTGCTTGCATCAGTAGCGTGATAAGGTAATTCAGGAGAAGCAAAAAAGACAAAAGCCGGGGTCTGAAAGTATGTGTGTTGTGTTCCCAGAGAGTGGTGGGGTTGAGTTGGGCTGTTGTGTCGTGCGTGAATCGGCGATAGTGTTGCTAAGAGTCAGCCTCGGTGACACTACCAATATGACTCACAGCTCGAAGAGGGGCAAGATATCCGAAAACACGGCCGCTACGCTAGGCGAGCCTGGTCGCCGCGGCGGGCGGACCAGGAACCGGGACACTCTACCGGGGGGCGATGGATGGGGTTGACATAGGCAGGGATAGTTCGCCCGGATCGGGGCCTGTGAATTCGGGTGCCTTGGGCATTCACGAGTATTCACGTAGGACTTTTGCTCGTGGTCGAAAACTTCGGTAGGTCGTGTTGGTTATGTTTCAGAACACAAGAGGAAGTTGGAGATACCAGAAGATGGCCATCAAATCACTCGTTGGATTTTGTGAATATCGCAACGACGGGATATCTTCATTTCCATCGGAAAAAAGGCTCGAGATTCACAGCATCAACTCCTGTAGATTTGCAGAAACTAGAAAGCGAGTGTGAAGAATGATAATTTTACAGTTAATGATTTCGATCTCTTTCGCAGAAGAC
The DNA window shown above is from Colletotrichum lupini chromosome 7, complete sequence and carries:
- a CDS encoding ribosomal L18ae protein family gives rise to the protein MGKHNSSLLAWIWILDANACCEFFEPRPRRTNFFKHACFMDSPTPTAISSHIKRDYSTLPNYEWVGAWLGRNKKEGNERKTWHDLTTERDSALPSETDRPENSQQHEMTQLFASLNPEIVIGRHLPTESNPTPALYRMTIFAPNVTVAKSRYWYFLRGLKKVKKATGEIVSVKEIQEKHPLKVKNFGVWLRYDSRSGTHNMYKEYREMSRTDAVEALYSDMAARHRARFRSIHILKVVELEKGDDVKRPYIKQLITKGLSFPLPHRVSKLNNQKIFSAKRPTTFA
- a CDS encoding PCI domain-containing protein, translating into MEPLFEEFRNAYKTRSGYSLAQTLQPFSPVNKPDKLRSIYLSTNVQEAKSDIKYMLLGRGSGSKKFKLDHEETTGWVEVYTAYWKAIGEILKVEGDSAAGGRSSSWTKVYESWKEFTTALIRGYTNYGFEAWTIPCLYLAGKHLRLFAISSDEERSTTEATADAMELADDYDPDLEKQKQLRDCEQQLKRIFTLCLSDRYVDKPECSWLVLIVYRAPLEESRKWAIYYIINLLFKTYFKLNSASLSRTILKALSTNRGDMPPLEAFPKSQRVTFKYYEGVLFFLEENYVEAEKHLTEAWSLCHKGAKSNQERILTYLIPCHLLTTHTLPSSKLLEPYPRLQKLFLPLSQCIRKGDLRNFDLALQEGEEEFVRRRIYLTLERGRDIALRNLLRKVFVAGGFEEAKETGTAPVRRTRVPVAEFTAAISLGSQETVDPDEVECLLANMIYKNLMKGYIARERGIVVLSKNGAFPGTGV